A window of Pedobacter lusitanus contains these coding sequences:
- a CDS encoding YraN family protein: MAAHNELGRKGELLAAGYLESCGYHILERNWVHRRAEIDLIAFYDSKLIFVEVKTRSSVSHGEPEDFVDWKKEKQLDFASSVYIERKNHQGEIRYDIVAIVFENEQLYKINHIEDAFWPN, from the coding sequence ATGGCAGCACATAACGAACTGGGAAGAAAGGGGGAGCTGCTTGCAGCAGGCTATCTGGAATCCTGCGGTTACCATATTCTGGAAAGAAACTGGGTGCATAGAAGAGCAGAAATAGATCTTATTGCTTTTTATGACAGTAAGCTTATTTTCGTTGAGGTAAAAACCCGTAGCTCTGTCAGTCACGGAGAACCAGAGGATTTTGTGGACTGGAAAAAAGAGAAACAACTTGATTTTGCTTCATCCGTTTATATCGAAAGAAAGAACCATCAGGGGGAAATCCGGTACGATATTGTTGCAATTGTTTTTGAAAATGAACAACTTTATAAAATTAATCATATTGAAGATGCATTCTGGCCAAACTAA